A genomic region of Granulicella cerasi contains the following coding sequences:
- the metH gene encoding methionine synthase produces the protein MSVVETKPLRLSGSQPFTQQPGVYLMIGERTNVAGSPKFAKLIKEGKYEDAVSVARQQVENGANVIDICMDEGMIDGVAAMTRFLQLLGSEPEVAKVPFMVDSSKWEVIEAGLKCLQGKGIVNSISLKEGEEKFLANARTVLKYGAAVVVMAFDEQGQAATYEDKIRICERAYRLLVDVVGFPPEDIIFDPNILTVATGMEEHNNYAVDFIEATRWIKQNLPHAKVSGGVSNISFSFRGNNKVREAMHSAFLYYAIGAGMDMGIVNAGMLEVYEEIEPELKVLVEDVLLNRREDATERLVEFGEALKAAGAGTSAAEEKKVEEWRSGTVEARLSHALVKGIDTYIDEDTEEARAKLGRPLLVIEGPLMAGMSVVGDLFGAGKMFLPQVVKSARVMKKAVAYLTPFMEEEKAALAAAGVEVKAQGKIVLATVKGDVHDIGKNIVGVVLACNNYEVIDMGVMVPAEKILERAKEVKADIIGLSGLITPSLDEMVHVAREMERQGFTIPLLIGGATTSRAHTAIKIAPHYSQPVVHVLDASRAVPVTTSLLSEESAEEFKARHAAEYEAVRQQHSAPQQKLLPIAEARKLRSPIEWREEDLAKPSFTGVRVLEDFSLTELAEYIDWSPFFHAWGLRGLYPRILDDEKQGAEARKLLADGRAMLERMVNEKWVTARGVYGLFEANAVGDDVVLADGTVLHFLRQQTAREGEVCRSLADFIAPKETGLKDSIGMFAVTSGIGLKEIVERFRAEHDDYSAIMAEAIADRLAEAFAERLHKQVRDDWGFGLTENLTPEELIREGYRGIRPAPGYPACPDHTEKGTIWQLLDVEAQTGIVLTESFAMWPGSSISGIYFAHPEARYMALGKIDRDQTEDYAARKGWTLAEVERWLGPNLGYEPGA, from the coding sequence GTGAGTGTAGTTGAGACAAAGCCATTGCGGTTGAGCGGATCGCAGCCGTTTACGCAGCAGCCAGGCGTGTACCTGATGATCGGCGAGCGCACGAACGTGGCGGGATCGCCGAAGTTTGCGAAGCTGATCAAGGAAGGCAAGTACGAAGACGCGGTGAGCGTGGCTCGTCAGCAGGTGGAGAATGGCGCGAACGTCATCGACATCTGCATGGACGAGGGCATGATCGACGGCGTGGCCGCGATGACGCGCTTTCTGCAGTTGCTGGGCAGCGAGCCTGAGGTGGCCAAGGTGCCCTTCATGGTGGACTCCTCGAAGTGGGAGGTCATCGAAGCCGGCCTGAAGTGCCTGCAGGGCAAGGGAATCGTCAACTCGATCTCGCTGAAGGAAGGCGAGGAGAAGTTTCTGGCCAACGCGCGCACGGTGCTGAAGTATGGCGCCGCCGTGGTTGTCATGGCATTCGATGAACAGGGCCAGGCCGCAACCTATGAGGACAAGATCCGCATCTGCGAACGCGCGTATCGCTTGCTTGTCGATGTGGTCGGCTTTCCGCCGGAAGACATCATCTTCGATCCGAATATCCTGACCGTGGCGACGGGCATGGAGGAGCACAACAACTACGCGGTCGACTTCATTGAGGCGACGCGTTGGATCAAGCAGAACCTGCCGCATGCGAAGGTGTCGGGCGGCGTGTCGAACATCTCGTTCAGCTTCCGCGGCAACAACAAGGTGCGCGAGGCGATGCACTCGGCGTTTCTGTACTACGCGATCGGCGCGGGTATGGACATGGGCATTGTCAACGCCGGCATGCTTGAGGTGTATGAGGAGATCGAGCCGGAGTTGAAGGTGTTGGTTGAGGATGTGTTACTCAATCGACGCGAGGATGCGACGGAGCGACTCGTTGAGTTTGGCGAAGCGTTGAAGGCCGCTGGCGCAGGCACGAGCGCAGCGGAAGAGAAGAAGGTTGAGGAGTGGCGCTCGGGTACGGTTGAAGCGCGCCTAAGCCATGCGCTGGTGAAGGGCATCGACACCTACATCGACGAAGATACGGAAGAGGCTCGCGCGAAGCTCGGGCGTCCGCTGCTGGTGATTGAAGGCCCGTTGATGGCGGGCATGAGTGTGGTCGGCGATCTGTTTGGTGCGGGCAAGATGTTTCTGCCGCAGGTGGTGAAGTCGGCGCGTGTGATGAAGAAGGCTGTGGCGTATCTCACTCCGTTTATGGAGGAGGAGAAGGCCGCGCTGGCTGCTGCAGGTGTTGAGGTGAAGGCGCAGGGCAAGATCGTGCTCGCAACGGTGAAGGGCGATGTGCACGACATCGGCAAGAACATCGTGGGCGTGGTGCTGGCGTGCAACAACTACGAGGTGATCGACATGGGCGTGATGGTGCCTGCGGAGAAGATCCTCGAGCGCGCGAAGGAAGTGAAGGCCGACATCATTGGCCTGAGCGGACTGATTACGCCGTCGCTGGATGAGATGGTGCACGTGGCGCGTGAGATGGAGCGGCAGGGCTTCACCATTCCGCTGCTGATCGGTGGTGCGACGACGAGTCGTGCGCACACGGCGATCAAGATTGCGCCGCACTACTCACAGCCGGTGGTGCATGTGCTTGATGCTTCACGCGCGGTGCCGGTGACGACTTCGCTGCTGAGCGAAGAGAGCGCAGAGGAATTCAAGGCCAGGCACGCGGCGGAGTACGAGGCTGTGCGTCAGCAGCATTCTGCGCCGCAGCAGAAGCTGTTGCCGATTGCAGAGGCGCGCAAGCTGCGTTCGCCGATTGAGTGGCGCGAAGAGGACCTGGCGAAGCCTTCGTTTACGGGCGTGCGCGTGTTGGAAGACTTCTCGCTGACGGAGTTGGCGGAGTACATCGACTGGTCGCCGTTCTTCCACGCATGGGGACTGCGGGGCCTGTATCCGCGCATTCTCGACGATGAGAAGCAGGGTGCGGAAGCGCGCAAGCTACTCGCGGATGGCAGGGCGATGCTCGAGCGCATGGTCAACGAAAAGTGGGTGACGGCGCGCGGCGTGTATGGCTTGTTCGAGGCCAATGCGGTGGGCGATGACGTGGTGCTCGCCGATGGAACGGTGCTGCACTTCCTGCGGCAGCAGACAGCGCGCGAAGGTGAAGTGTGTCGTTCGCTTGCGGACTTCATCGCGCCGAAGGAAACGGGGTTGAAGGACTCGATTGGCATGTTCGCGGTAACGAGCGGCATCGGGTTGAAGGAGATCGTCGAGCGGTTTCGCGCGGAGCATGATGATTACTCGGCGATTATGGCCGAGGCGATTGCGGATCGCCTGGCCGAAGCCTTTGCAGAGCGGCTGCACAAGCAGGTGCGCGACGACTGGGGTTTTGGGTTGACCGAGAACCTCACGCCCGAGGAGTTGATTCGCGAAGGCTATCGCGGCATTCGTCCGGCACCCGGATATCCCGCGTGCCCGGACCACACCGAGAAGGGTACGATCTGGCAGTTGCTTGATGTCGAGGCGCAGACGGGCATCGTGCTGACGGAGAGCTTTGCGATGTGGCCGGGGTCGAGCATTTCGGGCATCTACTTTGCACATCCAGAAGCACGGTATATGGCGCTGGGCAAGATCGATCGCGATCAGACCGAGGACTACGCAGCACGCAAAGGCTGGACGCTGGCTGAGGTGGAGCGTTGGCTTGGGCCGAATCTGGGGTACGAGCCTGGCGCTTAG
- a CDS encoding DUF1800 domain-containing protein, protein MKADSKVSRGRVSWMRERSRAALCAVMVSSLLVPEAVAADLAAKKPQALSPQQRTLHALNRFTFGPRPGDEQAVASQGLDRWFEQQLHPERIDDSAFEARLEAFPALKLSQADLLVNFPAPLRMKYYLGSNTPLPKFDDPAENAIYADYAARYTFFLHQQASKGKIADPAEAKEMAANDAMMASAPTPAPKARKSELERLAEEPMPSSSMTLMQADAVVALPSQERFDRIVAMAPADNLRFMQIEARQPARITEGFTPRQREVIAAMINPERVVAAEIFEARVLRDVYSQRQLQAVMTDFWLNHFSVYAKKQQAQPYLLNDYERQAILPNALGSFEKMLVATAQSPAMLVYLDNWLSVGPDSLAATRVQRVKARFPNAQLPKRAPSGLNENYARELMELHTVGVNGGYTQKDVIEVAKCFTGWTVTRPYGGRNEGEAPYEFRFDPARHEGGSKVVLGVTIPEGGMQEGLTVLHMLATSPKTAHFVSQKLAVRFVADDPSPALVDRMAATFLKTNGDIAAVMSTMYHSPEFWSPGVYRAKLKTPIEFMVSALRASDAQVENAGVLVQAVDRLGMPLYGMQTPQGYSWKSEDWVSSGALVNRMNFALVLAGDHVRGTAMDWPKVVAMSGKGKQADAMSPTPATEAELELAILGGPAAPHTRSTVLEQFANPTVDQEAQKSFAAETMPPGMRMSPNGEMASDELMQRVVARKPGKNADRGQGLNLQAGPPATPLATMAGLLLGSPDFQRR, encoded by the coding sequence ATGAAGGCTGACAGCAAAGTTTCACGGGGGCGGGTTTCATGGATGCGCGAGCGTTCGCGTGCGGCGTTGTGTGCCGTAATGGTGTCGTCGCTGCTGGTGCCGGAGGCGGTGGCTGCTGACCTTGCTGCGAAGAAGCCACAGGCGTTGAGCCCGCAACAGCGTACGCTTCACGCGTTGAACCGCTTCACGTTTGGTCCGCGTCCCGGCGATGAGCAGGCTGTCGCGTCGCAAGGCCTGGACCGCTGGTTTGAACAGCAGTTACATCCTGAACGCATCGACGACTCGGCGTTTGAAGCGCGTCTGGAGGCGTTTCCTGCGCTGAAGCTTTCGCAAGCGGATCTGCTGGTGAACTTCCCGGCACCGCTGCGGATGAAGTACTACCTTGGCAGCAACACGCCTCTGCCGAAGTTTGATGATCCGGCAGAGAATGCGATCTATGCCGACTACGCGGCGCGCTACACATTCTTTCTGCATCAGCAAGCGAGCAAGGGCAAGATCGCCGATCCGGCTGAAGCCAAAGAGATGGCTGCGAACGATGCGATGATGGCGAGCGCGCCGACGCCAGCACCGAAGGCTCGCAAGTCTGAGTTGGAACGGCTTGCTGAAGAGCCGATGCCGAGTTCGTCGATGACGCTGATGCAAGCGGATGCCGTGGTGGCGTTGCCTTCGCAGGAGCGCTTTGATCGCATCGTGGCGATGGCTCCGGCGGACAACCTGAGGTTCATGCAGATCGAAGCGCGTCAGCCTGCGCGCATCACGGAAGGGTTTACGCCGCGGCAGCGCGAGGTGATTGCGGCCATGATCAATCCAGAGCGCGTGGTTGCTGCGGAGATCTTCGAGGCTCGCGTGTTGCGCGATGTGTACTCGCAGCGGCAGTTGCAGGCCGTGATGACGGACTTCTGGCTCAATCATTTTTCGGTGTATGCAAAGAAGCAGCAGGCGCAGCCTTATCTGTTGAACGACTATGAGCGGCAGGCGATTCTGCCGAACGCGCTGGGTAGCTTCGAGAAGATGCTCGTGGCGACGGCGCAGAGTCCAGCGATGCTGGTGTACCTCGACAACTGGTTGTCGGTGGGACCGGATTCACTGGCCGCGACGCGGGTGCAGCGCGTGAAGGCTCGCTTTCCCAATGCGCAGTTGCCCAAGCGCGCGCCGAGTGGACTGAATGAAAACTATGCGCGCGAGTTGATGGAGTTGCACACCGTGGGTGTGAACGGTGGCTACACGCAGAAGGATGTCATCGAAGTCGCGAAGTGCTTCACCGGATGGACTGTGACGCGGCCGTACGGAGGCAGGAATGAAGGTGAGGCGCCGTACGAGTTCCGCTTCGACCCCGCTCGCCATGAAGGTGGTAGCAAGGTCGTGCTTGGCGTCACGATTCCTGAGGGCGGTATGCAGGAAGGGCTGACGGTGCTGCATATGCTGGCGACCAGTCCGAAGACGGCGCACTTCGTCTCGCAGAAGCTTGCGGTGCGGTTCGTCGCGGACGATCCTTCACCTGCGTTGGTGGACCGCATGGCCGCTACTTTCCTCAAGACGAACGGAGACATCGCTGCGGTGATGTCGACGATGTATCACTCGCCGGAGTTCTGGTCGCCGGGTGTCTATCGCGCGAAGCTGAAGACGCCGATTGAGTTCATGGTATCGGCCCTGCGGGCCTCCGACGCTCAGGTGGAGAATGCGGGCGTGCTCGTGCAGGCGGTTGATCGCCTCGGGATGCCGCTCTATGGAATGCAGACGCCGCAGGGGTATTCGTGGAAGTCGGAGGATTGGGTTTCCTCAGGCGCGTTGGTGAATCGTATGAACTTTGCGCTGGTACTGGCAGGCGACCATGTGCGGGGAACCGCGATGGATTGGCCGAAGGTCGTCGCGATGTCAGGCAAGGGTAAGCAAGCTGATGCGATGTCGCCGACGCCTGCTACGGAAGCGGAGTTAGAGCTGGCGATACTGGGCGGCCCTGCTGCGCCGCATACGCGATCGACCGTACTGGAGCAGTTTGCGAACCCGACCGTAGACCAGGAAGCGCAGAAGAGCTTTGCGGCTGAAACGATGCCCCCGGGGATGCGAATGTCGCCGAACGGCGAGATGGCTTCCGATGAGTTGATGCAACGTGTCGTGGCCAGAAAGCCGGGGAAGAATGCGGACCGCGGGCAGGGTCTGAATCTGCAGGCGGGACCGCCGGCAACACCGCTGGCGACGATGGCGGGGCTGCTGCTGGGGTCACCGGACTTTCAGCGTCGGTAG